Below is a window of Methanophagales archaeon DNA.
CGCAGTGATAGAGACGGGATTACCACTGAAAGTGCCAGCCTGATATACCCCCCCAACAGGTGCTACAAGCTCCATAATCGCTCTACTCGCACCAAAGATGCCGATTGGAAAACCGCCACCTGCAATCTTACCCAGGATGGTTATGTCTGGTATAACCCCATAATATTCCTGTGCACCGCCAAGTGCGAGTCTGAATCCAGTAATAACCTCATCAAAGATGAGCAGGACATCATGCTCCTTCGTCAATCTCCTCACATCCTCCAGATACTTATCCTCCGGCGGTATCGGTCCCACGTTGCCCATAACGGGTTCCATTATAACCGCAGCGACCTCTCCTGCGTTCGCTTCCAGGATGGTGCTCAGCGCTGTGATATCATTAAAGGGCACCTGGAGCGTGTTCTTGACCAGATCAGGAGGTATGCCTCTGGAATCAGGAATACCGAAAGTGGTGGCACCTGAGCCTGCTTTCACAAGAACGCCATCATGTGCACCATGAAATCCACCTTCTATCTTTATTATCTTATCACGACCAGAGAAACCCCTCGCAAGTCTTATACCTGCCATCGTCGCTTCGCTACCACTGTTAACGAACCTGACCATCTCAATCGAGGGATACAATGCTATAATCTTCTCTGCAAGCTTTATCTCGCCTTCATGTGGTGTGCCAAAGAGCCAGCCACGCTCAAGCTGCTCTTTAATCGCTTCTTTCACTTCCTCCGGTGCGTGTCCCAGAATGAGAGGTCCATACGCTAAGCAGTAGTCAATATATCCATTGCCCTCTACATCGTATATCCGCGAGCCCTTTCCACTGCTTGTAAAGAATGGATATGGTTTATATGCACGCACCGGACTACTAACGCCGCCCGGCATATATTTTGTTGCGCGTTCATACAGCTCTATGGATTTCATCATTTTTGCCATTTTACCATTTTTACCTCCGCAAGAAGAATTTATCTCCAAGCCCATATAAGTTTCTTGGTTTTATAATAACCTTCTTGTCCTTATCCTTCACTGTATAACCAATTTTGTAGGCTTCAACATC
It encodes the following:
- the hemL gene encoding glutamate-1-semialdehyde 2,1-aminomutase, producing the protein MAKMMKSIELYERATKYMPGGVSSPVRAYKPYPFFTSSGKGSRIYDVEGNGYIDYCLAYGPLILGHAPEEVKEAIKEQLERGWLFGTPHEGEIKLAEKIIALYPSIEMVRFVNSGSEATMAGIRLARGFSGRDKIIKIEGGFHGAHDGVLVKAGSGATTFGIPDSRGIPPDLVKNTLQVPFNDITALSTILEANAGEVAAVIMEPVMGNVGPIPPEDKYLEDVRRLTKEHDVLLIFDEVITGFRLALGGAQEYYGVIPDITILGKIAGGGFPIGIFGASRAIMELVAPVGGVYQAGTFSGNPVSITAGIKTIEILERENALPRINALGDRMRAALTDTIHDSGAGVEAYVSGVGSMFKIFFSPSGNAVRNYSDALMCDKNRYMRLFHKMLSSGVFLPPSQFETNFISLAHSEEDIETTIEAYKENISKI